GGTCGAGAGTGTGCTGTACGACCACGTCTCCATCGCCGAGGTCGCGGTCATCGGTGCGCCCGACGAGCGCTGGGGTGAGCGGGTCGTCGCTGTCGTCGCCCTGAAGCCGAATACGGGGCTGGAACTCGAGCAGTTGCGGGAGTTCGCCGCTTCCCGGCTGGCCCGCTTCAAACTGCCGCTCGAGCTCCGTATCGTCACCGCGCTGCCGCGGAACACGACCGGAAAAGTGCTCAAGCAGAACCTCCGGGCCGGGGTCCCCGTCGAGGCGTAGCGCTCAGTGGTCGGCTGCCCAGCTCCGTACCTGCTCGACGTCGACGCGGAGTTGGGCGATCAGAGCCTCGGAGCCGGTGTAGGCGACCTGGCCGCGGATACGCTCGTGGAGCGCCACGGTCAGCGTCCTGCCGTACAGGTCGCCGGTGAAGTCGAGCAGGAAGGCCTCCAGCAGCAGGATCCCGTCGGCGTAGTAGGTGGGGCGGGTGCCGACGGAGACAGCGGAGACGTAGTGCTGCGAGACGCCCTCGGCGGTGAAGGTCACGGAGCCGGCCCAGACGCCTTCAAGATCGACACCGTCGGCGGCCATCGGAATGTTCGCGGTGGGGAACCCGAGCACGCGGCCCCACGCGTTGCCGTGCTCCACCTCGCCGACGACGAGGAAGTGGCGGCCCGCTGCGGCATCGACCGTGTGCACCTGTGAGACGCGGAGACTGCTCATGATGACCTTCCTTCGGCACGCGCCGACCGATGGTGGCGGGGGAGGAGCGCGGCGCGCCCTGCGTGACTGCGTCCATGCTGACAGAGTCGTGTTACAGGCCTATTGCGCCGCTCGAACTCTCTCTGCCCGAGATCAGCGGGGGGTCATCCGGATGGCGCCGTCGAGCCGGATCGTCTCGCCGTTGAGGTAGTCGCTGTCGGCGATCGTGAGAACGAGGGCCGCGAACTCCCCGGGCCGCGCGAGGCGAGCCGGGAAGGTCACCGTCTTCGCGAGCGACTCGTTGACCTCGGGGCCGAGGGCCGCCAGCATCGGGGTGTCGACGATGCCGGGGGCGATGGTGACCACCCGGATACCGCTGGACGCCAGGTCCCTGGCCGCCGCGATCGTCATCGCCACGACGCCGCCCTTCGAGGCAGCGTAGGCGATCTGCCCGATCTGGCCCTCATACGCCGCGACGGAAGCGGTGTTGACGACCACGCCGCGCGCGCCGAACTCGTCGTAGGGCTCGTCGCCTGCCATCTTCTCCGCCGCCAGTCGCATCACGTTGAACGTGCCCACGAGGTTGATGTCGATCGTCTTCTGGAACAGGGCGAGCTCGTGCACGCCCTTCTTCGACAGGATGCGCCTGGCCGGCCCGATCCCGGCGCAGTTCACCACCACCCGCAGCGGCCCGTCGATGCTGTCGATCGCCTGCTGCACCTGGTCTTCGTCGGTGATATCCGCCGCCACGAACCGCACCGCGCCCGGCAG
Above is a genomic segment from Subtercola boreus containing:
- a CDS encoding riboflavin kinase, which encodes MSSLRVSQVHTVDAAAGRHFLVVGEVEHGNAWGRVLGFPTANIPMAADGVDLEGVWAGSVTFTAEGVSQHYVSAVSVGTRPTYYADGILLLEAFLLDFTGDLYGRTLTVALHERIRGQVAYTGSEALIAQLRVDVEQVRSWAADH
- a CDS encoding SDR family NAD(P)-dependent oxidoreductase, with translation MELTGAHALVTGAASGLGAATALALAARGATVTGLDLPGALETATLPGAVRFVAADITDEDQVQQAIDSIDGPLRVVVNCAGIGPARRILSKKGVHELALFQKTIDINLVGTFNVMRLAAEKMAGDEPYDEFGARGVVVNTASVAAYEGQIGQIAYAASKGGVVAMTIAAARDLASSGIRVVTIAPGIVDTPMLAALGPEVNESLAKTVTFPARLARPGEFAALVLTIADSDYLNGETIRLDGAIRMTPR